CGATGCGCAAAGGGCTTTGACAAATGCGGTGCGCAATGATTTACTCAACACGTTCATTTGCGCGCAAGGGCCTGGGACGCGCACTTCCGGGATGGTCGCAGATTTGGATTCTACCTTTTCCTTGTGCGCCTTGATCCCGATTTTTCCGTGTTCATTTGCGCAACCCAAACCTCGGGTTATGCAATAAATCGTCAAATCAATCAGGAGTCTTTTCATGAAACGTATTGCCGTATTGACCAGCGGGGGCGATTGCTCGGGGATGAACGCCACCATTCGCGCCGTGGTGCGCTCGGGACTCTGCGCCGGGCTCGACGTGGTGGGCATCAAAAAAGGCTACCGCGGACTTATCGACCGTGATTATTTTATGATGAACACCAAGTCGGTGAGCAACACTCTGCAACGCGGCGGCACCTTTCTGCAGAGCGCGCGCTGCAAGGAAATGATGGAAACGGCCGGCCAGGATGTGGCGGCGAACAACCTCAAGGGCATGGGCGTCGAGGGTCTGGTGGTCATCGGCGGCGACGGCAGCATGCGCGGCGCCAAAACCCTCATGGACCGGGGCATCAAGGTCATCGGTATCCCCGCCTCCATCGACAACGACATTCCCTTTACCGACATGTCCCTGGGAGTCGACACGGCCCTCAACAACATCATTTATGCCGTCGACTGTCTGAAGGACACCGCTTCGAGCCACGACCGCGCCTTCATCGTCGAGGTCATGGGGCGCAACTGCGGGTATCTGACCCTGGTCGCTTCCATCGCCTGCGGCGCCGAACACGCCCTGATTCCCGAAGTCCCTTACAACATCGGTGACATCTGCGAAAATCTGCGCAAGCGTTATCGCGAAGGGCGCGACAATTCGATCATCATGGTCGCCGAAGGGGTGGCGAGTGCTCAGGAAATCTCCGAGCAGATCAAGCACCACATCCGCTTCGAATCGCGCATCATGGTTCTCGGCCATTACCAGCGTGGCGGCTCGCCCACGTCCTTCGACCGCCTGCTCGGCTCGCGCTTCGGCCAAGGGTCTGTGGAAGCTTTGTTGAACGGCGAAAGCGGCAAAATGGTCGGTCTTTCCGGCAATCACCTGCAATTCACCGAATTCGACAAGATCTTTAACGCCCCCATGCGCCCCCTCAATGAGAACATGGTGAAACTGGCGCACAAATTGGATATTTAGAGGTTGTCCATTGTCTTTGATCCTGTCCTCCTTGCCGGCAGCGTTTCTTCGCCGCCGGCAAGGAGCCTTTCCCCATTTCCTCTTCTTGCCGTATAATTGATTCCTTTGTCCGTCATCATTTCGCAAAGGATCCTCTGTATGTCTGCCAATCAGATCCGCGTCGTCGGCGCCTGCCAGAATAACCTCAAGAATCTCAACCTGGATTTACCCCTCGGCGAGTTGATCGTGATCACCGGGGTATCGGGTTCGGGCAAATCGTCTCTGGCCTTCGATACCATTTACGCCGAGGGGCAACGCCGCTACGTCGAAACCTTTTCCCCCTACGCCCGCCAGTTTCTCGACCGCATGGACAAACCGCGCGTCGAACGCATCGAGGGCATCCCACCGGCCATCGCCATTGATCAGACCAATCCGGTGCGCACCTCGCGTTCGACGGTGGGCACCATGACCGAACTGACCGACCATCTCAAGCTGCTCTTTGCGCGGGGCGCGCGCCTGTTCTGCCGCGGCTGCGGCCGCCCGGTGGTGCGCGACACCCCGGAGAGTGCGGCCACGGCTCTGCTCGGCGAGAGCGAGAACCGCCGCGCCCTGATCACCTTCGGCGTCACTGTGCCGCGCAATTTCACCGTCGCCGAGATCAGGCAGCACCTCGCGGCGCAGGGATATACCCGCTTTCACAGCGAGGAAGAATCGTCTCTGGAAGTGATCCAGGACCGCGTAACCCTCAGCCCGGAGCGACGCGGGCGACTGGCGGAGAGCCTGGAGGCGGCGTTCAAGGCCGGCCACGGCCGGCTCAATGTGGTTCTGCTCGACGCGGACGGCACCCCCGCGGCGGTGCGGCGTTTCTCCACCGAACTGCACTGCGCGGAGTGCGACCTCGCCTATCACGCCCCCCAGCCCAACCTGTTCAGTTTCAATTCGCCCATGGGCGCTTGTGACACCTGCCGCGGCTTCGGCCGCACCCTCGGCATCGATTACGCCCTGGTGATTCCCGATGCCGACAAGTCCCTCGCCGAGGGCGCCGTCAAACCCTTTCAGACCCAGAGCAACCGTGAATGCCAGGATGATCTGCTGCGCTTTGCGCGTCAGGCGCAAATCCCCGTGGATGTGCCCTGGCGAGAGCTCAACGAAAGGCAACGCGCCTGGGTCATCGACGGCGAAGGCCGCTGGGAAGATGGATTGTGGTACGGAGTGAGCGGCTTTTTCGACTGGCTTGAATCCAAGAGCTACAAGATGCATATCCGCGTGCTGCTCTCCAAGTACCGCTCCTATGATCGCTGCCCGGACTGCCGGGGCGCGCGTCTCAAGCCCGACGCCCTGCTCTGGCGCCTGGGCGGCAAGAGCGCAGCCGACCGGGTCTTGCCGCCGCAACAGCGCTTTCGCCCGGCAGGCGCGGACCTGGCGCCGGAGGTTCTGGCCGGATTACCGGGTCTGTGCCTGCATGACCTGATGTTGCTGCCGATTGAGCGCTGCCT
The nucleotide sequence above comes from Geoalkalibacter ferrihydriticus DSM 17813. Encoded proteins:
- the pfkA gene encoding 6-phosphofructokinase, translating into MKRIAVLTSGGDCSGMNATIRAVVRSGLCAGLDVVGIKKGYRGLIDRDYFMMNTKSVSNTLQRGGTFLQSARCKEMMETAGQDVAANNLKGMGVEGLVVIGGDGSMRGAKTLMDRGIKVIGIPASIDNDIPFTDMSLGVDTALNNIIYAVDCLKDTASSHDRAFIVEVMGRNCGYLTLVASIACGAEHALIPEVPYNIGDICENLRKRYREGRDNSIIMVAEGVASAQEISEQIKHHIRFESRIMVLGHYQRGGSPTSFDRLLGSRFGQGSVEALLNGESGKMVGLSGNHLQFTEFDKIFNAPMRPLNENMVKLAHKLDI